The genomic window ATGGGGCGAGCCAGGTGCCAACGGAGACATCCTCGGACCCATAAGCAGACAGCAGTTGGGAGTTATTGACAATGTAGTCACACAAGTTTTGGGACAAAACGTATCCCCCGCCCAGTGCATACGGCAGGTAGTTTTTGCTAAGGTAATAACTAGACTCCTTCCACTGGCCTTTCGTTTTAATTGTGGATCGTCCGTTAAAGTAGCCCCAATAAAGCTGAGGCAACACGGTGTACCTGTACTCCAACCTCTTGCGAAGTAACTTTCGATCGTAGGAAACCAGCGTATTGACTAAACTGTCCAGCTTAACGTAGGTATCGTCGTCCACTTTGAGCACATATGAGAACTCGTAGTGGCGTCTCAAGACATCTAGGGACTGCATGAGCTTCGCCGTAAGATTCCTGTATGTGTCATGGTGCCGGTTTAGCAGCAAGAGATCATTGTGttgcttctgctccttctccAGCTCTGCCAGCGCGGAGCTGCTTAAATCTAATGTGCCAATGGAAAATACGTGCTTCACGGTAATCACTCTTTTTGTCTTTGGTGGATCTTCCGCCAGCAGCCTTTTTTGCCAATCCGTGTACTGCCTCAGGCGGCTCGCCTGCTCCGCAACCAGCTCCACCTGCAAGTGGCCATTGGCGTTGAATGCCGGAAGATAAATGAAATCCTCGGGAAAATAGGGCTGTGCAAGAGATTGGCCCGCATTTGCCAGCCAGGTGCTCCGCATCGCGTTCCTCTCATCTGCATTGTGTGGTGCGCTGAGCACCAACACCATAAGGAAGAGGTTTGGGTGCGGCTCCAGGTGGGGAATTCTATACCGGTGCCCCGGACATTGGTCTACGGAGCTGAGTATCTTTGTGAGAAAACTACCAAAGAAAAAGGCAGTTATGGCTGTGAAGAAAGTCACTAAATTATTTAATCGCCTCATTTATGGGTTGTTTTGACTAGAGAGACCGTGAAACAGTTGCAAAAATATACTGAGTTTACTTGGGTATCGCGAACTTCTTCTTTAAATCTTTAACTTGCATTAGTAAACAAGGATACTCGATACTTTTGCTCTTACCGCTGTCGTTTTCAATGCAAATTAGGTGTAAAAATGTGAGGGTAAATAAAATAGACAAATAGGTCTTGAGTAATTTCTGTTGCATGTCACTCTTCAATACTCCCTTAATTAAAATCTGATTCTCGATACTGATACtcccatatacatatatatagacCAAACAATGAATCCATTCCTTGCACTCAGATTGAACATCACTCCAACTTCTTTTTAAAATTCGTGCTATGAATCGCTCGCAGCcgatttaaatttcaatttaattcaatttaaattaaagtaagACCGTATTTCCAACCCCGTCACGATAACGGAATACTGATTGCCGCGCAATTAGTACTCCATAAACTGAGTTGGCAGTCTTGTcctatattttttgttgacttTAAAGAGAGTAAAACCATATTcgaaacaagaaaaaatagGTAAGATTATTTATATACTGCGCTAAGATTGGCGCTAAACGTAATCTTTTCAGAGCATGGACGACATGATGCGGGCGATGGACTATCTGAAGGTGACATCGACGATGCACAATGCTGCTCTGGCGTCCTCAGCGTGCACGGGTAGGACTTTGGGCGAGGATCGGGAACCCATATGGGTGGAGGGCAGTAAGAGCACAGCGAAACCACCATCACCGGTAGAAAGCCCAGctccaaaacaaaagaaggAGATTCCCCTGCCACCCAAAACCGATTTTGAGCCCAATATATCGTGCTTTCCCGACGTACAGGCTATCAACGCCAGCATTGTAAAGCGTGAGCTGGCGGAGGAGGGCAAGAGGTGTGTCCGCCAGCAGCTGAAGGCGTTAAAGGACAAACAGGACACCCTGCGCCTGTTGAGAGAGCCCCAGCAAAAGGAGGAGGAACGCCAGCGCGACCAGATGCAACAGAAGGTGTTGCGGGAACGGAATGAAAGTCTACTTATCCAGAAAGCTGACCAGATGGCTGCTGCACAACTGGAGGCCCAGCAACGCGAGCAATTGACATTGCGCCAACAGACTGACCAAAAGCTGCACAAGCTGGCTCTGGAGGGCGTTTCTCGCTGCCAAAGAAGATTCAACCAGAAGTACGAGGCTATTGCCAGAATACTGCTTTCTCTGGATAAGGAGACGGTCAAGGTGTGCTCCGCACAAAACGCACAGCTCAAGGAGTTGGGCCAGAAATTTGAACAGCTTGTAAGTACCGTTAAGATGGGCAAGTGCGAGATGCAGAGCCAGTTCCTCTGCTCAATAATCAAGGCGGAAGAGTGCTGCAAGAG from Drosophila yakuba strain Tai18E2 chromosome 2L, Prin_Dyak_Tai18E2_2.1, whole genome shotgun sequence includes these protein-coding regions:
- the LOC6528620 gene encoding beta-1,3-galactosyltransferase 6, yielding MRRLNNLVTFFTAITAFFFGSFLTKILSSVDQCPGHRYRIPHLEPHPNLFLMVLVLSAPHNADERNAMRSTWLANAGQSLAQPYFPEDFIYLPAFNANGHLQVELVAEQASRLRQYTDWQKRLLAEDPPKTKRVITVKHVFSIGTLDLSSSALAELEKEQKQHNDLLLLNRHHDTYRNLTAKLMQSLDVLRRHYEFSYVLKVDDDTYVKLDSLVNTLVSYDRKLLRKRLEYRYTVLPQLYWGYFNGRSTIKTKGQWKESSYYLSKNYLPYALGGGYVLSQNLCDYIVNNSQLLSAYGSEDVSVGTWLAPLRHVYRWHDPRFDTSYAPRKCRSYHMVLHKRSGQMMRDIHDGEPCSGIGSSILSDYYYDWTRTADKCCDSLVV